The following DNA comes from Syntrophales bacterium.
CATGGCCTTGAGTTCCTTCTCTGTGGTCGGCAATTCCCTCCGCCTGAGGAGGGCGTGGCAGACTTCTAAAATCCCTTAAACGATGGTTCTCTCTTTTCCTTAAAAGCATTGATTGCTTCAATCATGTCCTGGGTATAAAAATTATGTCCCTCCAGTGCCAGCGAAGTATCGAGAATCAGGTTGGTAAAAAACTTTACGTTTTTGTTAATGGCAACTTTTGTGGCATTAATTGCCTGAGTAGGCCCATTGGCCAGCCTCTGGGCGAGTTCATAAACTATTTTGTCAAGTTCTTCGGGGGGTACAGCTCTGTTAATCAGTCCCATTCTTTCGGCCTCTCCGGCCAAAATAGCATCCCCTGTCAGCAATAACTCCTTGGCCTTGCAAATACCAACAAGCAGTGGCCAGATCACGCAGCCGCCGTCTCCTGCCGCGATCCCGACCTTTACATGCGGATCGGCAAATTTAGCTTTTTCCGAGGCGATGATAATGTCACAGAAAAGCGCTAGGGTAGCGCCTAACCCCATCGCCGGGCCATTTACTCTGGCGATGATAGGTTTTTCCAATTCAAGGAGGTCATTAATTATTTTTTTCCCTTCGGAAAGCATCTGTCCCAACATAACTTTATCGGATATTTTCTTGAGCCAGTCGAGGTCGCCGCCGGCACAAAAAGCTCTTCCCGCTCCCGTGAGAACAACAACGTTTGTTTCTGGATCGTGCTGGACATCCCGGAAAATTTCCGCCAGCTCATAATGTAACCGGCCATCCACGGCGTTCAACTGTTCTGGCCTGTTCATGGTTAAAGTCAAAACCTTTCCGTCCCTTCGGGTTAAAATTCTCTCATATTTTGCGTAATCCATCGGTACGTACTCCTTTCCCTGATTTCATTTAGTTCTTCCTGAAAAACGGGGAAGCTTTAAAGAACCGGAATCCTTTCCCCGAAGATGTCTCTTCCAATCCTTACGATCGTCGCCCCCTCTTCGACAGCCACCCGGTAGTCTACTGACATCCCCATGGAGAGTTCCCGCATTTCCACGCGCTCAATTTGTTCCTCAATAATCCTGTCTCTCAATTTCCGCAGGGCCACAAAATACGGCCTTGTTTTTTCGGGATCATCAAACCAGGGAGGCATGGTCATCAGTCCATAAACCAACAGATTCTCAAGGGTAGCCACATTTCGGATCAGATCAATCGCCTCTTTCGGGGAAACGCCATTTTTCGTTTTCTCCCCACTTATGTTGACCTCGATCAGGACCTTGGTGAGATGCCCTGAGGCTTTTGACCTTCTGTCGAGCTCAATGGCAAGGTCCATTCTGTCCAAGGAATGGATCATATCGAAAAGTCCCACCGCATATTTGGCCTTGTTGGTCTGGAGGTGGCCTATCATGTGCCACTCGATAGGTTTACCCAACTTTTCCATTTTTCTCTTTGCCTCCTGGACATAGTTCTCGCCGATAATATCCACCCCGGCCTCGATAGCCTCCATAATGTGGTTTTCGTCTACCGTTTTGGTCACAGCCATGAGCCTGATCTCAGAGGCATGTCGTCCGGTCCTAAGAGCTGCCTCGGCAATATTGCTTCGGATTTTCTCGATGTTAGCCTTGACTGTCCGCTCCATGATTTTCTTAGGAAAATTCAATAGCCCCGATACTTTTCAGTACTTCCACAACCTCGCAGAGGGGAAGACCCATAACGTTCGTATAGGAACCATGGATCTCCCTAATAAAAAGAGCACTCATCCCCTGGACGGCATATCCCCCTGCCTTGTCGTACGGTTCATCCGATCTTACGTACCACGCCAGTTCGTCCTCCGGGATTTCCTTAAAAATTACCAGAGATTCGACAACATTCCTGATGAGAACGTCTATTGTTTTCCTTTCGATAGTAAAACCGGTAAAGACCCTGTGCTCCTGTCCGGAGAGCTTGCCCAGCATCTCTTTTGCCTCAGCAGTTGTCCTGGGTTTGCCCAATATTTCACCATGGATGATGACAATGGTATCTGCTCCCAGTACCCAGGCGTCGGGATGTCGGCTGGCAATGACCCGTACCTTGTCCTCTGATAGCCTTAAAACATGTTCCCCCGGGGTTTCGCCCTTCAGGTATGTCTCATTTACACAACCTGGTATGACCTCAAAGTGTAATCCCGTAAGTTTCAAAAGCTCAATTCTACGGGGGGAGGCAGAGGCTAAGATGAACCTTCCCGCAGCGACGATCCCCATTCCCCTACCCCTCTTTTATTTTTTATCCATTTTGATCTTCATCATCACGATAAAGGCAGTTAATATGAAGCCAATGGCATTTCCGATGATGATCGGGAAGGCCCTGATTAAAAGGCCGTAAATGAACCATAGAAAAATAGCGGAGGACAGAATGACAAACGTCATGAGAGACAGGTCTTTTGTGTTTTTTGTTTTATAAATCTTTACCACCTGTGGCACCATAGAAATGGTTGATAAAAGGGCTGCCAACAATCCAACCATGTTGATAAAGAGGTCCATGTATCTACGCCTCCAGTGCAGGTAAGGGACACTCATCCTGTATTACAGATATTCTCTCATGTTTTTTGCCTCGATGGTTTTCACCACCGTCTTGACGTTCTGTGAAGAGCCTCTTTTACAGATCAGGAGGGAATCTTCCGTCTCTATTACCAGCAGGTCTTCCACCCCCACCAGGACAACCAGTTTTTGGGGGCTATAGATGAGGGAATTTCTGGTATCCACGCCGATAAAATTTTCCCGTCTCCATATCACATTTCCCCTTTCGTCTTTGTCCGCTATCTCCCAAAGGGCATCCCAACTCCCCAGATCGTTCCATCTGAACTCCCCCTTGAGGAGGAGGACATCGTTGGCCTTTTCCATGACACCATAATCAATGGAAATAGGGACGATCTCTCGGTACACCTGTTCGGTAATATCACCCTCCCTGTCTGTCCCCACGGCACTTTCTATATGGAGAAGACCTCGGTAGAGATCGGGAAGCCATTGTTTAATGGCCTCAAGAATTGTGGAGACCTTCCAGATAAACATACCACTATTCCAGAAGAAACCACCATCCTCAAGAAAAGTCTTTGCCAATTCAAAAGAGGGTTTTTCCCTGACAGACCTGACCTCATAAATATCTTCTCCTCCTATGGTGGCTTTCAAATCACCCTGTTCGATGTAGCCATAACCGGTTTCCGGCCCGGTTGGTTTGATGCCGATGGTGAGGAGATAATCTCCCTGCTGTGCCATCTTGGCAGCAACGACTAAGGTGTGAAGGAAACGTTCTTCATCGGCAATCAGGTGATCTGACGGCAGAACTACCATGACGTCTTCCCCGGCCTTTTTTTTGATATGCAGCGCTGCGAGACCGATACAGGGGGCGGTATTTCTGCCCACTGGTTCAACAATAATGTTTTCTCTTGGAATTTCGGGCAATTGTCTCATCAGTTCATCGGCATGGCTTCGACCTGTGACGATCAGGATGTTCTCCACCGGAACGAGAGGTCTTATCCTGTCCACTGTTTCTTGAATGATGGTCTTTTCACTGATGATGTCTAATAGATGTTTTGGCTTCGACTCCCTGCTTCTCGGCCAGAACCGTGTGCCCTTGCCACCGGCCATGATCACTGCATACATTAGGGGTAATCTTTCCTCCTGCTGATTGGATTTTTCGGAAAGGAACTTTAAATTTTTAAGACTGCTTTTTGAAAGAATCGTTCTCGGCGCCGTCCGTAATGCCGAAGTCTTTCCCTTCAGCATCAGGATGGCATTTTGCCTGACCCTTTCCCTGTCTTCAGGATGGATGAGGCTTAGGGCCTCCCTGCCCAATAATTCTTCCTCGCTGAAACCACTATATTCTTTAAACTTTTGGTTCACGAACTTAAATCTACCATTCTGGACTACATAGATGCCGATCGGGGAGTTGATCATCA
Coding sequences within:
- a CDS encoding YggS family pyridoxal phosphate-dependent enzyme, whose amino-acid sequence is MERTVKANIEKIRSNIAEAALRTGRHASEIRLMAVTKTVDENHIMEAIEAGVDIIGENYVQEAKRKMEKLGKPIEWHMIGHLQTNKAKYAVGLFDMIHSLDRMDLAIELDRRSKASGHLTKVLIEVNISGEKTKNGVSPKEAIDLIRNVATLENLLVYGLMTMPPWFDDPEKTRPYFVALRKLRDRIIEEQIERVEMRELSMGMSVDYRVAVEEGATIVRIGRDIFGERIPVL
- a CDS encoding SemiSWEET transporter; the protein is MDLFINMVGLLAALLSTISMVPQVVKIYKTKNTKDLSLMTFVILSSAIFLWFIYGLLIRAFPIIIGNAIGFILTAFIVMMKIKMDKK
- a CDS encoding Maf family protein; translation: MGIVAAGRFILASASPRRIELLKLTGLHFEVIPGCVNETYLKGETPGEHVLRLSEDKVRVIASRHPDAWVLGADTIVIIHGEILGKPRTTAEAKEMLGKLSGQEHRVFTGFTIERKTIDVLIRNVVESLVIFKEIPEDELAWYVRSDEPYDKAGGYAVQGMSALFIREIHGSYTNVMGLPLCEVVEVLKSIGAIEFS
- a CDS encoding enoyl-CoA hydratase-related protein — its product is MDYAKYERILTRRDGKVLTLTMNRPEQLNAVDGRLHYELAEIFRDVQHDPETNVVVLTGAGRAFCAGGDLDWLKKISDKVMLGQMLSEGKKIINDLLELEKPIIARVNGPAMGLGATLALFCDIIIASEKAKFADPHVKVGIAAGDGGCVIWPLLVGICKAKELLLTGDAILAGEAERMGLINRAVPPEELDKIVYELAQRLANGPTQAINATKVAINKNVKFFTNLILDTSLALEGHNFYTQDMIEAINAFKEKREPSFKGF
- a CDS encoding sugar phosphate nucleotidyltransferase, which encodes MTDSQFDKPLSQELKEQTGLLEKNFKETLIEDEELHKILMINSPIGIYVVQNGRFKFVNQKFKEYSGFSEEELLGREALSLIHPEDRERVRQNAILMLKGKTSALRTAPRTILSKSSLKNLKFLSEKSNQQEERLPLMYAVIMAGGKGTRFWPRSRESKPKHLLDIISEKTIIQETVDRIRPLVPVENILIVTGRSHADELMRQLPEIPRENIIVEPVGRNTAPCIGLAALHIKKKAGEDVMVVLPSDHLIADEERFLHTLVVAAKMAQQGDYLLTIGIKPTGPETGYGYIEQGDLKATIGGEDIYEVRSVREKPSFELAKTFLEDGGFFWNSGMFIWKVSTILEAIKQWLPDLYRGLLHIESAVGTDREGDITEQVYREIVPISIDYGVMEKANDVLLLKGEFRWNDLGSWDALWEIADKDERGNVIWRRENFIGVDTRNSLIYSPQKLVVLVGVEDLLVIETEDSLLICKRGSSQNVKTVVKTIEAKNMREYL